The genomic window CTTCCTGCCGTTTCTGGCACCTTCGGCTCGTCCGCCGCCGCGGGACCGTACGCAGCTGACCACGGTTGTACGGCTCGCGGAACAGGCGCTTCGTCGGGACAATCGATGACCCCAGGGGGGAAAGTGGCCAGGCCAGAGCGGTTAGTGGACCCCACAGCCGGACCGCTGGAGGAATTCGCCCACGATCTGCGCCGATTGCGGAGGCAGGCCGGGAACCCCTCCTACCGCACCATGGCGAAGAGCGCCCACTACTCGGTGGCCACGCTCTCGGAGGCCGCCCGGGGGCTGCACAAACCTTCGCTGCAGGTGACCCTCGCCTACGTGGCCGCGTGCGGCGGCGACCTGGAGCAGTGGAAACGCCGCTGGTACCGCGTCAGCGGCGAACTGGAAGCACGCGACGCACCGGCGCGCGGCCACCCGGGGTCCCCGGTCCGGGCGCCCGTCCAGTCGCGCCCCGGCCGCCGGCGGACGCCGCAGGGTGCCCCGGACCGGGACACAGGCGCCCGCGCCTCCCGCGCCCTCACCAACGGCCCCGGTGCGGACGTGCTGACCGCCGACGAGCGGGCCGAACTGCACCGGCTGCGCAGCGAGGTCGAGGAGTTGCGGCAGGCGAACGAGGTGCTCAAGGCCGCGTCGGCCATCTTCGCCGCCGATCTCCGCACAACCTCGCAGGTCGTGTACAACTCGGCGGGCCGACAAGATCGGTCGGTGTGACCGGACGCCGATCGCCCTGGGGCCCGAGGCGGTACCGGACGATCCTGACCAACCTTCTGGGGGCTGACCATGCGTGTGCTCGGAGTCAACGGCTGGCCCGGGGCCAGCCACGACGGTGCTGCCTGCCTCGTCGTGGACGGAGAAGTCATCGCCCTGGCCGAGGAGGAACGCTTCACCCGTAACAAGCACGCCTACGGGGAGGCGCCCCTCAACGCCGCTGCCTACTGCCTCGCGGAGGGCGGTCTCACCCTGGACGACATCGATGTCGTCGCCCACGGGTGGGACTTGCCCGTTCTCTTCCAGGACCGTGGCCTGGACTGGTTCGACAGCGACGCCGACGCCCTGGAGCACCTGCTGCCCAAGGCGCTGTTCCCGCGTACCCGCGACCCCCGGCTGACCTTCGTCAACCACCACCTCGCACACGCTGCCAGTGCCTACCACCTCTCCGGGCGGGACCGGGGCGCGATCCTCGTCCTGGACGGCCAGGGCGAGAACGAGAGCACCACGCTCGCCGTCGGCATCGACGGCGAGATCAAGACCCTGCGCGCGCACACCCCCGGCTGGTCGCTGGGCTACTTCTACGCCGCGGTCTGCGAGTACGCCGGCCTCGGTGCCGACGCCGCAGGCAAGATGATGGGACTGGCCTCGTACGGCACCCCTCAGGACCTCACCTTCGGTGGCGCCTTCGGTTTCACGGAAGAGGACTTCACCATCGGCGTCGTCCCGCCCGGCCTGCGCTCCACCGGCAGCACCGACGAGGAGTCCGCGGTCATCCGGCACTGGCTGGAGCACCTGGAGAAGGCCCTTCCGGACGCCCCCAACCGCTCCGTCCGCCGCTTCGACCCCCGCGTCGGCCGCTACACCAAGGTCACCGACCGGGACCCCTTCGAGTACCGCGACATCGCTGCCACGGCCCAGGCGGCCCTGGAGCACGCGGTCATGGGCCTGGTCCGCGGCCTGCTCAGGGAGACCGGCGAGACCACGCTGCTCATCGCGGGCGGCGTCGGCTTCAACGCCACACTCAACGGCAAGCTCATGCGCATGCCCGAGGTCGGGGACCTCTTCGTCCAGCCCCTCGCGGGCGACCAGGGCGTCTCCCTCGGCGCCGCCGTCTGGACCGCGGCCCGGGAAGGCGACCGGATCCAGCCCATGAAGGGATCGGTGGCCTGGGGCCCGCAGTGGACCCCGGACGAGATCCGCCACGTCCTGGACGCCTCCGGCACCGCCTACACCGAGCCCGCGGACATCGCCGCCGCGACCGCCGGGGTGCTGGCCGGCGGCGGGGTCGCCGGCTGGTTCCAGGGCCGGGCCGAAGGCGGGCCCCGCGCCCTGGGGCACCGCAGCATGGTGGCCGTGCCGAACCCGGAGACCACCCGCGACCGGGTCAACGTCCGCATCAAGGACCGTGAGGCGTGGCGGCCGTTCGCCCCGAGCATGCAGGAGGAAGCGGCCGAAGCCCTGATAGGCACCGCCGCCCCGTTCCCGTACATGATCGTCACCACCCCGGTCACCGAGGCCGGTGCCGAGGTCATGCCCGCCGTGGTCCACAGCGACCGCACCACCCGGCCGCAGACCGTCTCGGCCTCCGTCGACCCCCTGTACCACCGGCTCATCGGAGCCGTCGGCGAGCACACCGGCACCGCGGTCATCCTGAACACCTCGTTCAACGGCCGTGACGAACCGGTCGTGTGCAGCCCGCGCGATGCCCTCGCCACCTTCCACCGGCTGCCCATGGACGCCCTCGCCCTCGGGCCGTTCCTGGTACGCCGCCCCGCCGGCGCTCCCGGGGAGGGCGGCGCGTGACCGCCCCGGCCCGGCCTGACACCCCCGCGGACCCGGCCCCCGCTCCGCACGGCCCGCTCGCCGAGGAAGTCCGTACCCGGCTCGCCGACTGGCTCGCCGTGGCGGTCCTCACCCCGGAGGCCGACGCGTCAGCCACGCTGCGCGATCTCGGCGTGGACTCCCTCGACCTGATCCGCACCGCCCGTCGCATCGAGGCCGCCTTCGGCGTCCGGGTGCAACTGCGCGAGCTGTTCGCACCAGAGCTGACCACGGCCCGCCTGGCCGAGCTCGTCGCCGAGCGCGCCGCCCGAGGCGGCGCCGCCGACTCCGCCCCTCCCGGTGCCGCCCACGGTCCGGTCGTCTTCACCCCGTCCCAGGAACAGGCCTGGGAGGAACAGACCGGCGACCGCGGGCACTGGAGCCAGGCGATGCTCTTCACCACCCGGCCGGGCGTCGACGCCGAGCTGTTCGCCGAGGCCGTCCGGCGCCTCGTCGCCGGCCATGCCTCCCTGCGCCTGGCCGTCGAGGCCCGCCCCGCCCGCCGGCCTCGGCAGCTGGTGGCGGCCATGGCCCCCGACGGCCCGCCCGGCACGGCCCTCGACGCGGTGCTCGACACCGTGGACGTCTCCGAACTCACCGACGCCGAACTGCCGGCCGCGGTCACCCTGCGCTGCGCGGTCGAACAGCGCTCACTCGATCCGCAGGCCGGCCGTGTGGTCCGGTTCGTCCGGTTCGACGCGGGGGCGGCCCGCCCGGGCCGGCTGCTG from Streptomyces formicae includes these protein-coding regions:
- a CDS encoding helix-turn-helix domain-containing protein, with amino-acid sequence MDPTAGPLEEFAHDLRRLRRQAGNPSYRTMAKSAHYSVATLSEAARGLHKPSLQVTLAYVAACGGDLEQWKRRWYRVSGELEARDAPARGHPGSPVRAPVQSRPGRRRTPQGAPDRDTGARASRALTNGPGADVLTADERAELHRLRSEVEELRQANEVLKAASAIFAADLRTTSQVVYNSAGRQDRSV
- a CDS encoding carbamoyltransferase, encoding MRVLGVNGWPGASHDGAACLVVDGEVIALAEEERFTRNKHAYGEAPLNAAAYCLAEGGLTLDDIDVVAHGWDLPVLFQDRGLDWFDSDADALEHLLPKALFPRTRDPRLTFVNHHLAHAASAYHLSGRDRGAILVLDGQGENESTTLAVGIDGEIKTLRAHTPGWSLGYFYAAVCEYAGLGADAAGKMMGLASYGTPQDLTFGGAFGFTEEDFTIGVVPPGLRSTGSTDEESAVIRHWLEHLEKALPDAPNRSVRRFDPRVGRYTKVTDRDPFEYRDIAATAQAALEHAVMGLVRGLLRETGETTLLIAGGVGFNATLNGKLMRMPEVGDLFVQPLAGDQGVSLGAAVWTAAREGDRIQPMKGSVAWGPQWTPDEIRHVLDASGTAYTEPADIAAATAGVLAGGGVAGWFQGRAEGGPRALGHRSMVAVPNPETTRDRVNVRIKDREAWRPFAPSMQEEAAEALIGTAAPFPYMIVTTPVTEAGAEVMPAVVHSDRTTRPQTVSASVDPLYHRLIGAVGEHTGTAVILNTSFNGRDEPVVCSPRDALATFHRLPMDALALGPFLVRRPAGAPGEGGA